From the Lolium rigidum isolate FL_2022 chromosome 2, APGP_CSIRO_Lrig_0.1, whole genome shotgun sequence genome, one window contains:
- the LOC124688269 gene encoding nudix hydrolase 21, chloroplastic-like produces the protein MAVLVARQGRELQRYSPRTGGRIVVGCIPYLVRDDGELEVLVISSQKGHGMMFPKGGWEVDESMDDAARREALEEAGVRGDTGVVLGLWHYQSRRYQQTYEGYMFPLRVTDQLGQWPEMASRKRTWATVQEVMEGCQHAWMREALKELVDRHAKLQSAL, from the exons ATGGCCGTTCTTGTGGCGAGGCAGGGTCGCGAGCTGCAGCGGTACAGCCCGCGGACAGGCGGCCGGATCGTGGTCGGGTGCATCCCGTACCTGGTCCGCGACGATGGCGAGCTGGAGGTGCTGGTGATCAGCTCGCAGAAGGGACACGGCATGATGTTCCCCAAGGGCGGGTGGGAGGTGGACGAGTCCATGGACGACGCGGCCCGGCGCGAGGCGCTCGAGGAGGCCGGCGTCCGCGGCGACACCGGGGTTGTGCTGGGCCTCTGGCACTACCAGAGCCGCCGGTACCAGCAGACCTACGAGGGCTACATGTTCCCCCTCCGCGTCACCGACCAGCTCGGCCAGTGGCCCGAGATGGCGTCCCGCAAGCGCACCTGG GCAACGGTGCAGGAGGTGATGGAGGGGTGCCAGCACGCGTGGATGCGGGAGGCGCTGAAGGAGCTCGTCGACCGGCACGCCAAGCTCCAGTCCGCTTTGTGA